One window from the genome of Ammoniphilus sp. CFH 90114 encodes:
- a CDS encoding Asp23/Gls24 family envelope stress response protein, whose product MTVEINTSLGRIDVSNDVIATIAGGAAVDCFGLVGMASRKALKDGFTELLGKENLSRGVNVLEQDGQIEIDLFIIVSYGVKISEVAHNVQTKVKYTLNQTLGLDVSGVNVYVQGVRVSEP is encoded by the coding sequence ATGACTGTAGAAATCAATACCTCATTAGGAAGAATTGACGTATCTAACGATGTAATTGCCACGATTGCTGGAGGAGCTGCTGTGGATTGTTTTGGATTAGTGGGGATGGCCTCCCGTAAGGCTTTGAAGGATGGTTTTACTGAACTCCTAGGTAAGGAAAATTTAAGCCGTGGAGTGAATGTATTGGAACAGGATGGACAAATAGAAATTGATCTATTTATTATCGTGAGTTATGGAGTGAAGATATCCGAAGTAGCTCATAACGTCCAAACTAAAGTGAAATATACGCTAAACCAAACCCTTGGCTTAGATGTATCTGGTGTTAATGTTTATGTTCAGGGCGTAAGAGTGTCCGAACCGTAA